The proteins below come from a single Carassius carassius chromosome 11, fCarCar2.1, whole genome shotgun sequence genomic window:
- the LOC132153231 gene encoding FERM and PDZ domain-containing protein 4-like isoform X2: MDVFSFVRMPKLAGHRTKSFSCPPAAGSWPSAQGPSNGWEMSLSREARDCYVNHLSQSSSLEEVRADVDKFVPPAPRKIEMRRDPVLGFGFVAGSEKPVVVRSVTPGGPSEGKLIPGDEIVMINEEAVSSAPRERVIDLVRSCKESIVLTVVQPYPSPKSAFISAAKKAKLKSNPVKVRFAEEVIINGQMPETVKDNSLLFMPNVLKVYLENGQTKSFRFDSNTSIKDVIQTLQEKLSIKSIEHFSLMLEHKTEGSATKLMLLHEQEMLTQVTQRPGSHKMKCFFRISFLPKDPVDLLRRDAVAFDYLYVQSCKDVVQERFGSELKYDTALRLAALQMYILTLSTKQTQKVSLKYIEKEWGLAQFLPPAVLCSMKEKNIKKALTHILKTNQNLVPPGKKLTALQAKVHYLKYLSDLRLYGGQVFKSTLVQGEKHTEVTLLVGPRYGISHVINTKTNLVALLADFSHVNRIEMFTEDERNVRVELHVLDVKPITLIMESSDAMNLACLTAGYYRLLVDSRRSIFNMANNSNTAGQDSRVKHNYQAIDWNYGSCSACDEPHHEYAICGRREFDISPTVSEMHQSQHHMHGDEKAERVSRGSHMHPQPYFSVPKGKLQESPRSAKVSFIFSDPPLDFVNPQNLGYKRLMEDIPEVLEEHRYMYAQQKDYKPLEASMEVDGFQYGSNMVYGDAKIFGTTEGIEEPLLRDICYAETTDDAEDDDDISCEEDMMMMMIEEMKDKANSLLSLSESSDDIIDLTSLPPPPEGDYEEDSDDLLQSLNLAIAAPPPGFRDSSDEDDHQERKGLKNDIPVSLIDSVPTQVASGTEEVFNDAVVSTLQALEALAASEEQSHPQSDNSSGVEISRSFSPESSSDSGNETNSSEMTESSELAAAQKLSENCLKMLVATAEGYQTLAEEETEFRLVPCEVRASLNDPQTSAVVNFEMDPETMETKSLTDYFNKMHRDVMMGMSQGKIKEQDGGMKTSAEVEARQLNNKESEDLVGMYNNFNGRNSQCSGPFDLEGMSYAFQESNQRLHMIRNNTSEEHIYSEVVGDVGPLHADRVTQKVSLKDSIDLNTSSPTKEQYMIERARIEHQQSKAASSEQEVTRLNEYHLSKRMSSLQSEGIHSLQSSQCSSIDAASSTGSSSCMTSMDSPLCMVDSVHLHGESSLKGLGYQNQNVDGTFLRKHHGQPGQESGREGCQRLPKIRETTV, from the exons TCATCTTTCGCAGTCAAGTTCTTTGGAGGAAGTGCGAGCTGATGTGGATAAGTTTGTCCCTCCTGCACCACGAAAGATTGAAATGAGACGTGACCCAGTGCTCGGCTTCGGCTTCGTTGCAGGCAGCGAGAAACCAGTGGTGGTTCGATCAGTTACTCCAG GAGGGCCTTCAGAAGGGAAGCTGATCCCAGGAGACGAGATAGTGATGATAAATGAGGAGGCCGTGAGTTCGGCTCCACGGGAACGAGTCATTGACCTGGTCAG AAGTTGTAAGGAGTCCATCGTCCTGACCGTGGTGCAGCCGTACCCT TCGCCCAAATCTGCCTTCATCAGTGCAGCTAAAAAGGCCAAGTTGAAATCCAATCCGGTCAAAGTGCGCTTTGCTGAAGAAGTCATTATTAACGGACAGATGCCT GAGACGGTGAAGGATAATTCTCTGCTCTTCATGCCAAACGTCTTGAAGGTGTATCTGGAAAACGGACAAACAAAATCCTTTAGGTTTGACAGCAACACCTCCATTAAG GATGTTATTCAGACCCTGCAAGAGAAGCTGTCTATTAAAAGCATTGAGCACTTCTCTCTGATGCTGGAGCACAAGACTGAAGGATCTGCAACAAAGCTAATGCTTCTGCACGAGCAGGAGATGCTAACGCAG GTGACGCAAAGGCCGGGCTCACATAAGATGAAATGCTTTTTCCGCATCAGTTTCCTCCCAAAAGATCCGGTGGATCTTCTCCGGAGAGACGCTGTTGCGTTCGATTACCTCTACGTTCAG AGCTGTAAGGACGTGGTTCAGGAGCGTTTCGGCTCTGAGCTCAAATACGACACGGCGCTTCGCCTGGCTGCTCTCCAGATGTACATCCTGACGCtcagcaccaaacaaacacagaaaGTCTCGCTGAAATACATTGA AAAGGAGTGGGGTCTGGCGCAGTTCCTGCCTCCAGCGGTTCTGTGCAGCATGAAAGAGAAGAACATCAAGAAAGCGCTCACACACATCCTGAAAACCAACCAGAACCTGGTGCCTCCTGGCAAAAAG CTGACGGCGTTGCAGGCGAAGGTTCACTACCTGAAATATCTGAGTGATCTCCGGCTGTACGGAGGACAAGTGTTCAAGTCCACGCTGGTC CAAGGAGAGAAACACACGGAGGTGACGCTGCTGGTGGGGCCACGCTACGGCATCAGTCATGTCATCAACACCAAAACCAACCTGGTGGCGCTGCTGGCCGACTTCAGCCACGTCAACCGAATCGAAATGTTCACGGAGGACGAAAGGAACGTGCGAGTGGAGCTCCACGTCCTGGATGTTAAG CCCATCACACTTATAATGGAATCCAGTGACGCTATGAACCTGGCGTGTTTGACTGCTGGTTATTACAGGCTACTGGTTGATTCACGGAGGTCCATCTTTAACATGGCGAACAACAGTAACACTGCAG GACAAGACTCAAGGGTCAAGCACAACTACCAGGCAATTGACTGGAATTATGGTTCCTGTAGTGCATGTGATGAGCCCCACCACGAATACGCCATCTGTGGGCGAAGAGAGTTTGATATTTCCCCCACTGTCTCTGAAATGCACCAGTCGCAGCATCATATGCACGGGGACGAGAAAGCAGAGAGGGTGAGCAGAGGAAGCCACATGCATCCTCAGCCCTACTTCAGTGTCCCAAAAGGCAAACTTCAAGAGTCGCCCAGAAGCGCCAAAGTGTCCTTCATATTCAGCGATCCTCCACTGGACTTTGTGAACCCTCAGAACTTGGGATACAAAAGACTGATGGAGGACATCCCAGAAGTTCTGGAGGAACACCGGTACATGTACGCGCAACAGAAGGACTACAAGCCACTGGAAGCATCAATGGAAGTCGACGGCTTCCAGTACGGTTCCAACATGGTCTATGGCGACGCCAAGATCTTCGGTACGACGGAAGGCATAGAGGAGCCTTTGCTGCGCGATATCTGCTATGCCGAGACTACGGATGACGCCGAGGATGATGATGACATTAGTTGCGAGGAggacatgatgatgatgatgattgaaGAGATGAAGGACAAGGCGAACTCTCTCCTATCGCTTTCAGAATCGAGCGATGACATTATTGACCTCACTTCACTTCCGCCACCACCGGAGGGCGACTATGAGGAGGACAGCGACGACTTGCTGCAATCGCTAAACTTGGCAATTGCCGCTCCGCCGCCAGGGTTCAGGGATAGTTCAGATGAAGATGACCACCAAGAGCGAAAAGGCTTAAAAAACGACATCCCTGTATCACTGATCGATTCAGTTCCGACACAAGTGGCCAGTGGGACTGAGGAAGTGTTCAATGACGCTGTTGTCTCCACACTACAAGCTCTGGAGGCCTTGGCGGCCTCTGAGGAACAGTCTCATCCACAATCGGACAATAGTTCAG GTGTAGAAATATCTCGGTCCTTTAGCCCTGAGTCCTCTTCTGATTCTGGGAATGAGACAAATTCGTCTGAAATGACGGAGAGCTCAGAGCTGGCCGCAGCTCAAAAACTCTCTGAAAACTGTCTGAAAATGTTAGTAGCCACAGCCGAAGGGTACCAAACTCTAGCTGAAGAGGAGACAGAGTTTCGATTGGTGCCTTGTGAGGTCCGGGCATCTCTAAATGACCCCCAGACCTCTGCGGTTGTCAATTTTGAAATGGATCCGGAAACAATGGAAACCAAGTCATTGACCGACTACTTCAATAAAATGCACAGGGACGTGATGATGGGAATGTCACAGGGGAAGATCAAGGAGCAAGATGGTGGGATGAAAACGAGCGCCGAAGTGGAAGCCCGTCAGTTGAATAACAAAGAATCTGAGGATCTTGTTGGGATGTACAACAATTTCAATGGACGGAATTCCCAGTGTTCAGGTCCCTTTGACTTGGAGGGGATGTCTTACGCTTTTCAAGAAAGCAATCAAAGATTGCATATGATTCGGAATAATACATCTGAAGAGCACATTTACTCTGAGGTGGTTGGCGATGTTGGTCCATTGCACGCAGACAGGGTAACTCAAAAAGTCAGTTTGAAGGACTCAATAGACTTGAACACAAGTTCCCCCACCAAAGAACAGTATATGATTGAGAGAGCCCGGATTGAACATCAACAGAGCAAGGCAGCTTCATCCGAACAAGAAGTGACACGGTTAAACGAGTACCACTTGTCCAAAAGGATGTCGTCTTTACAGAGCGAGGGAATTCATTCTCTGCAGAGTTCCCAATGTTCGTCTATTGATGCCGCCAGCAGTACAGGAAGCAGTAGCTGCATGACATCAATGGACTCTCCTCTGTGCATGGTAGATAGTGTCCATCTGCACGGAGAGTCCTCTCTGAAAGGTCTTGGATATCAAAATCAGAACGTAGATGGAACATTTTTGCGGAAACACCACGGCCAGCCTGGCCAAGAGTCGGGCCGAGAGGGATGCCAAAGGTTGCCCAAGATCAGAGAAACTACAG TGTAG
- the LOC132153231 gene encoding FERM and PDZ domain-containing protein 4-like isoform X1, with the protein MDVFSFVRMPKLAGHRTKSFSCPPAAGSWPSAQGPSNGWEMSLSREARDCYVNHLSQSSSLEEVRADVDKFVPPAPRKIEMRRDPVLGFGFVAGSEKPVVVRSVTPGGPSEGKLIPGDEIVMINEEAVSSAPRERVIDLVRSCKESIVLTVVQPYPVSQHTDYVLHSPKSAFISAAKKAKLKSNPVKVRFAEEVIINGQMPETVKDNSLLFMPNVLKVYLENGQTKSFRFDSNTSIKDVIQTLQEKLSIKSIEHFSLMLEHKTEGSATKLMLLHEQEMLTQVTQRPGSHKMKCFFRISFLPKDPVDLLRRDAVAFDYLYVQSCKDVVQERFGSELKYDTALRLAALQMYILTLSTKQTQKVSLKYIEKEWGLAQFLPPAVLCSMKEKNIKKALTHILKTNQNLVPPGKKLTALQAKVHYLKYLSDLRLYGGQVFKSTLVQGEKHTEVTLLVGPRYGISHVINTKTNLVALLADFSHVNRIEMFTEDERNVRVELHVLDVKPITLIMESSDAMNLACLTAGYYRLLVDSRRSIFNMANNSNTAGQDSRVKHNYQAIDWNYGSCSACDEPHHEYAICGRREFDISPTVSEMHQSQHHMHGDEKAERVSRGSHMHPQPYFSVPKGKLQESPRSAKVSFIFSDPPLDFVNPQNLGYKRLMEDIPEVLEEHRYMYAQQKDYKPLEASMEVDGFQYGSNMVYGDAKIFGTTEGIEEPLLRDICYAETTDDAEDDDDISCEEDMMMMMIEEMKDKANSLLSLSESSDDIIDLTSLPPPPEGDYEEDSDDLLQSLNLAIAAPPPGFRDSSDEDDHQERKGLKNDIPVSLIDSVPTQVASGTEEVFNDAVVSTLQALEALAASEEQSHPQSDNSSGVEISRSFSPESSSDSGNETNSSEMTESSELAAAQKLSENCLKMLVATAEGYQTLAEEETEFRLVPCEVRASLNDPQTSAVVNFEMDPETMETKSLTDYFNKMHRDVMMGMSQGKIKEQDGGMKTSAEVEARQLNNKESEDLVGMYNNFNGRNSQCSGPFDLEGMSYAFQESNQRLHMIRNNTSEEHIYSEVVGDVGPLHADRVTQKVSLKDSIDLNTSSPTKEQYMIERARIEHQQSKAASSEQEVTRLNEYHLSKRMSSLQSEGIHSLQSSQCSSIDAASSTGSSSCMTSMDSPLCMVDSVHLHGESSLKGLGYQNQNVDGTFLRKHHGQPGQESGREGCQRLPKIRETTV; encoded by the exons TCATCTTTCGCAGTCAAGTTCTTTGGAGGAAGTGCGAGCTGATGTGGATAAGTTTGTCCCTCCTGCACCACGAAAGATTGAAATGAGACGTGACCCAGTGCTCGGCTTCGGCTTCGTTGCAGGCAGCGAGAAACCAGTGGTGGTTCGATCAGTTACTCCAG GAGGGCCTTCAGAAGGGAAGCTGATCCCAGGAGACGAGATAGTGATGATAAATGAGGAGGCCGTGAGTTCGGCTCCACGGGAACGAGTCATTGACCTGGTCAG AAGTTGTAAGGAGTCCATCGTCCTGACCGTGGTGCAGCCGTACCCTGTAAGTCAACATACTGACTATGTTTTGCAT TCGCCCAAATCTGCCTTCATCAGTGCAGCTAAAAAGGCCAAGTTGAAATCCAATCCGGTCAAAGTGCGCTTTGCTGAAGAAGTCATTATTAACGGACAGATGCCT GAGACGGTGAAGGATAATTCTCTGCTCTTCATGCCAAACGTCTTGAAGGTGTATCTGGAAAACGGACAAACAAAATCCTTTAGGTTTGACAGCAACACCTCCATTAAG GATGTTATTCAGACCCTGCAAGAGAAGCTGTCTATTAAAAGCATTGAGCACTTCTCTCTGATGCTGGAGCACAAGACTGAAGGATCTGCAACAAAGCTAATGCTTCTGCACGAGCAGGAGATGCTAACGCAG GTGACGCAAAGGCCGGGCTCACATAAGATGAAATGCTTTTTCCGCATCAGTTTCCTCCCAAAAGATCCGGTGGATCTTCTCCGGAGAGACGCTGTTGCGTTCGATTACCTCTACGTTCAG AGCTGTAAGGACGTGGTTCAGGAGCGTTTCGGCTCTGAGCTCAAATACGACACGGCGCTTCGCCTGGCTGCTCTCCAGATGTACATCCTGACGCtcagcaccaaacaaacacagaaaGTCTCGCTGAAATACATTGA AAAGGAGTGGGGTCTGGCGCAGTTCCTGCCTCCAGCGGTTCTGTGCAGCATGAAAGAGAAGAACATCAAGAAAGCGCTCACACACATCCTGAAAACCAACCAGAACCTGGTGCCTCCTGGCAAAAAG CTGACGGCGTTGCAGGCGAAGGTTCACTACCTGAAATATCTGAGTGATCTCCGGCTGTACGGAGGACAAGTGTTCAAGTCCACGCTGGTC CAAGGAGAGAAACACACGGAGGTGACGCTGCTGGTGGGGCCACGCTACGGCATCAGTCATGTCATCAACACCAAAACCAACCTGGTGGCGCTGCTGGCCGACTTCAGCCACGTCAACCGAATCGAAATGTTCACGGAGGACGAAAGGAACGTGCGAGTGGAGCTCCACGTCCTGGATGTTAAG CCCATCACACTTATAATGGAATCCAGTGACGCTATGAACCTGGCGTGTTTGACTGCTGGTTATTACAGGCTACTGGTTGATTCACGGAGGTCCATCTTTAACATGGCGAACAACAGTAACACTGCAG GACAAGACTCAAGGGTCAAGCACAACTACCAGGCAATTGACTGGAATTATGGTTCCTGTAGTGCATGTGATGAGCCCCACCACGAATACGCCATCTGTGGGCGAAGAGAGTTTGATATTTCCCCCACTGTCTCTGAAATGCACCAGTCGCAGCATCATATGCACGGGGACGAGAAAGCAGAGAGGGTGAGCAGAGGAAGCCACATGCATCCTCAGCCCTACTTCAGTGTCCCAAAAGGCAAACTTCAAGAGTCGCCCAGAAGCGCCAAAGTGTCCTTCATATTCAGCGATCCTCCACTGGACTTTGTGAACCCTCAGAACTTGGGATACAAAAGACTGATGGAGGACATCCCAGAAGTTCTGGAGGAACACCGGTACATGTACGCGCAACAGAAGGACTACAAGCCACTGGAAGCATCAATGGAAGTCGACGGCTTCCAGTACGGTTCCAACATGGTCTATGGCGACGCCAAGATCTTCGGTACGACGGAAGGCATAGAGGAGCCTTTGCTGCGCGATATCTGCTATGCCGAGACTACGGATGACGCCGAGGATGATGATGACATTAGTTGCGAGGAggacatgatgatgatgatgattgaaGAGATGAAGGACAAGGCGAACTCTCTCCTATCGCTTTCAGAATCGAGCGATGACATTATTGACCTCACTTCACTTCCGCCACCACCGGAGGGCGACTATGAGGAGGACAGCGACGACTTGCTGCAATCGCTAAACTTGGCAATTGCCGCTCCGCCGCCAGGGTTCAGGGATAGTTCAGATGAAGATGACCACCAAGAGCGAAAAGGCTTAAAAAACGACATCCCTGTATCACTGATCGATTCAGTTCCGACACAAGTGGCCAGTGGGACTGAGGAAGTGTTCAATGACGCTGTTGTCTCCACACTACAAGCTCTGGAGGCCTTGGCGGCCTCTGAGGAACAGTCTCATCCACAATCGGACAATAGTTCAG GTGTAGAAATATCTCGGTCCTTTAGCCCTGAGTCCTCTTCTGATTCTGGGAATGAGACAAATTCGTCTGAAATGACGGAGAGCTCAGAGCTGGCCGCAGCTCAAAAACTCTCTGAAAACTGTCTGAAAATGTTAGTAGCCACAGCCGAAGGGTACCAAACTCTAGCTGAAGAGGAGACAGAGTTTCGATTGGTGCCTTGTGAGGTCCGGGCATCTCTAAATGACCCCCAGACCTCTGCGGTTGTCAATTTTGAAATGGATCCGGAAACAATGGAAACCAAGTCATTGACCGACTACTTCAATAAAATGCACAGGGACGTGATGATGGGAATGTCACAGGGGAAGATCAAGGAGCAAGATGGTGGGATGAAAACGAGCGCCGAAGTGGAAGCCCGTCAGTTGAATAACAAAGAATCTGAGGATCTTGTTGGGATGTACAACAATTTCAATGGACGGAATTCCCAGTGTTCAGGTCCCTTTGACTTGGAGGGGATGTCTTACGCTTTTCAAGAAAGCAATCAAAGATTGCATATGATTCGGAATAATACATCTGAAGAGCACATTTACTCTGAGGTGGTTGGCGATGTTGGTCCATTGCACGCAGACAGGGTAACTCAAAAAGTCAGTTTGAAGGACTCAATAGACTTGAACACAAGTTCCCCCACCAAAGAACAGTATATGATTGAGAGAGCCCGGATTGAACATCAACAGAGCAAGGCAGCTTCATCCGAACAAGAAGTGACACGGTTAAACGAGTACCACTTGTCCAAAAGGATGTCGTCTTTACAGAGCGAGGGAATTCATTCTCTGCAGAGTTCCCAATGTTCGTCTATTGATGCCGCCAGCAGTACAGGAAGCAGTAGCTGCATGACATCAATGGACTCTCCTCTGTGCATGGTAGATAGTGTCCATCTGCACGGAGAGTCCTCTCTGAAAGGTCTTGGATATCAAAATCAGAACGTAGATGGAACATTTTTGCGGAAACACCACGGCCAGCCTGGCCAAGAGTCGGGCCGAGAGGGATGCCAAAGGTTGCCCAAGATCAGAGAAACTACAG TGTAG
- the LOC132153231 gene encoding FERM and PDZ domain-containing protein 4-like isoform X3 has translation MRRDPVLGFGFVAGSEKPVVVRSVTPGGPSEGKLIPGDEIVMINEEAVSSAPRERVIDLVRSCKESIVLTVVQPYPVSQHTDYVLHSPKSAFISAAKKAKLKSNPVKVRFAEEVIINGQMPETVKDNSLLFMPNVLKVYLENGQTKSFRFDSNTSIKDVIQTLQEKLSIKSIEHFSLMLEHKTEGSATKLMLLHEQEMLTQVTQRPGSHKMKCFFRISFLPKDPVDLLRRDAVAFDYLYVQSCKDVVQERFGSELKYDTALRLAALQMYILTLSTKQTQKVSLKYIEKEWGLAQFLPPAVLCSMKEKNIKKALTHILKTNQNLVPPGKKLTALQAKVHYLKYLSDLRLYGGQVFKSTLVQGEKHTEVTLLVGPRYGISHVINTKTNLVALLADFSHVNRIEMFTEDERNVRVELHVLDVKPITLIMESSDAMNLACLTAGYYRLLVDSRRSIFNMANNSNTAGQDSRVKHNYQAIDWNYGSCSACDEPHHEYAICGRREFDISPTVSEMHQSQHHMHGDEKAERVSRGSHMHPQPYFSVPKGKLQESPRSAKVSFIFSDPPLDFVNPQNLGYKRLMEDIPEVLEEHRYMYAQQKDYKPLEASMEVDGFQYGSNMVYGDAKIFGTTEGIEEPLLRDICYAETTDDAEDDDDISCEEDMMMMMIEEMKDKANSLLSLSESSDDIIDLTSLPPPPEGDYEEDSDDLLQSLNLAIAAPPPGFRDSSDEDDHQERKGLKNDIPVSLIDSVPTQVASGTEEVFNDAVVSTLQALEALAASEEQSHPQSDNSSGVEISRSFSPESSSDSGNETNSSEMTESSELAAAQKLSENCLKMLVATAEGYQTLAEEETEFRLVPCEVRASLNDPQTSAVVNFEMDPETMETKSLTDYFNKMHRDVMMGMSQGKIKEQDGGMKTSAEVEARQLNNKESEDLVGMYNNFNGRNSQCSGPFDLEGMSYAFQESNQRLHMIRNNTSEEHIYSEVVGDVGPLHADRVTQKVSLKDSIDLNTSSPTKEQYMIERARIEHQQSKAASSEQEVTRLNEYHLSKRMSSLQSEGIHSLQSSQCSSIDAASSTGSSSCMTSMDSPLCMVDSVHLHGESSLKGLGYQNQNVDGTFLRKHHGQPGQESGREGCQRLPKIRETTV, from the exons ATGAGACGTGACCCAGTGCTCGGCTTCGGCTTCGTTGCAGGCAGCGAGAAACCAGTGGTGGTTCGATCAGTTACTCCAG GAGGGCCTTCAGAAGGGAAGCTGATCCCAGGAGACGAGATAGTGATGATAAATGAGGAGGCCGTGAGTTCGGCTCCACGGGAACGAGTCATTGACCTGGTCAG AAGTTGTAAGGAGTCCATCGTCCTGACCGTGGTGCAGCCGTACCCTGTAAGTCAACATACTGACTATGTTTTGCAT TCGCCCAAATCTGCCTTCATCAGTGCAGCTAAAAAGGCCAAGTTGAAATCCAATCCGGTCAAAGTGCGCTTTGCTGAAGAAGTCATTATTAACGGACAGATGCCT GAGACGGTGAAGGATAATTCTCTGCTCTTCATGCCAAACGTCTTGAAGGTGTATCTGGAAAACGGACAAACAAAATCCTTTAGGTTTGACAGCAACACCTCCATTAAG GATGTTATTCAGACCCTGCAAGAGAAGCTGTCTATTAAAAGCATTGAGCACTTCTCTCTGATGCTGGAGCACAAGACTGAAGGATCTGCAACAAAGCTAATGCTTCTGCACGAGCAGGAGATGCTAACGCAG GTGACGCAAAGGCCGGGCTCACATAAGATGAAATGCTTTTTCCGCATCAGTTTCCTCCCAAAAGATCCGGTGGATCTTCTCCGGAGAGACGCTGTTGCGTTCGATTACCTCTACGTTCAG AGCTGTAAGGACGTGGTTCAGGAGCGTTTCGGCTCTGAGCTCAAATACGACACGGCGCTTCGCCTGGCTGCTCTCCAGATGTACATCCTGACGCtcagcaccaaacaaacacagaaaGTCTCGCTGAAATACATTGA AAAGGAGTGGGGTCTGGCGCAGTTCCTGCCTCCAGCGGTTCTGTGCAGCATGAAAGAGAAGAACATCAAGAAAGCGCTCACACACATCCTGAAAACCAACCAGAACCTGGTGCCTCCTGGCAAAAAG CTGACGGCGTTGCAGGCGAAGGTTCACTACCTGAAATATCTGAGTGATCTCCGGCTGTACGGAGGACAAGTGTTCAAGTCCACGCTGGTC CAAGGAGAGAAACACACGGAGGTGACGCTGCTGGTGGGGCCACGCTACGGCATCAGTCATGTCATCAACACCAAAACCAACCTGGTGGCGCTGCTGGCCGACTTCAGCCACGTCAACCGAATCGAAATGTTCACGGAGGACGAAAGGAACGTGCGAGTGGAGCTCCACGTCCTGGATGTTAAG CCCATCACACTTATAATGGAATCCAGTGACGCTATGAACCTGGCGTGTTTGACTGCTGGTTATTACAGGCTACTGGTTGATTCACGGAGGTCCATCTTTAACATGGCGAACAACAGTAACACTGCAG GACAAGACTCAAGGGTCAAGCACAACTACCAGGCAATTGACTGGAATTATGGTTCCTGTAGTGCATGTGATGAGCCCCACCACGAATACGCCATCTGTGGGCGAAGAGAGTTTGATATTTCCCCCACTGTCTCTGAAATGCACCAGTCGCAGCATCATATGCACGGGGACGAGAAAGCAGAGAGGGTGAGCAGAGGAAGCCACATGCATCCTCAGCCCTACTTCAGTGTCCCAAAAGGCAAACTTCAAGAGTCGCCCAGAAGCGCCAAAGTGTCCTTCATATTCAGCGATCCTCCACTGGACTTTGTGAACCCTCAGAACTTGGGATACAAAAGACTGATGGAGGACATCCCAGAAGTTCTGGAGGAACACCGGTACATGTACGCGCAACAGAAGGACTACAAGCCACTGGAAGCATCAATGGAAGTCGACGGCTTCCAGTACGGTTCCAACATGGTCTATGGCGACGCCAAGATCTTCGGTACGACGGAAGGCATAGAGGAGCCTTTGCTGCGCGATATCTGCTATGCCGAGACTACGGATGACGCCGAGGATGATGATGACATTAGTTGCGAGGAggacatgatgatgatgatgattgaaGAGATGAAGGACAAGGCGAACTCTCTCCTATCGCTTTCAGAATCGAGCGATGACATTATTGACCTCACTTCACTTCCGCCACCACCGGAGGGCGACTATGAGGAGGACAGCGACGACTTGCTGCAATCGCTAAACTTGGCAATTGCCGCTCCGCCGCCAGGGTTCAGGGATAGTTCAGATGAAGATGACCACCAAGAGCGAAAAGGCTTAAAAAACGACATCCCTGTATCACTGATCGATTCAGTTCCGACACAAGTGGCCAGTGGGACTGAGGAAGTGTTCAATGACGCTGTTGTCTCCACACTACAAGCTCTGGAGGCCTTGGCGGCCTCTGAGGAACAGTCTCATCCACAATCGGACAATAGTTCAG GTGTAGAAATATCTCGGTCCTTTAGCCCTGAGTCCTCTTCTGATTCTGGGAATGAGACAAATTCGTCTGAAATGACGGAGAGCTCAGAGCTGGCCGCAGCTCAAAAACTCTCTGAAAACTGTCTGAAAATGTTAGTAGCCACAGCCGAAGGGTACCAAACTCTAGCTGAAGAGGAGACAGAGTTTCGATTGGTGCCTTGTGAGGTCCGGGCATCTCTAAATGACCCCCAGACCTCTGCGGTTGTCAATTTTGAAATGGATCCGGAAACAATGGAAACCAAGTCATTGACCGACTACTTCAATAAAATGCACAGGGACGTGATGATGGGAATGTCACAGGGGAAGATCAAGGAGCAAGATGGTGGGATGAAAACGAGCGCCGAAGTGGAAGCCCGTCAGTTGAATAACAAAGAATCTGAGGATCTTGTTGGGATGTACAACAATTTCAATGGACGGAATTCCCAGTGTTCAGGTCCCTTTGACTTGGAGGGGATGTCTTACGCTTTTCAAGAAAGCAATCAAAGATTGCATATGATTCGGAATAATACATCTGAAGAGCACATTTACTCTGAGGTGGTTGGCGATGTTGGTCCATTGCACGCAGACAGGGTAACTCAAAAAGTCAGTTTGAAGGACTCAATAGACTTGAACACAAGTTCCCCCACCAAAGAACAGTATATGATTGAGAGAGCCCGGATTGAACATCAACAGAGCAAGGCAGCTTCATCCGAACAAGAAGTGACACGGTTAAACGAGTACCACTTGTCCAAAAGGATGTCGTCTTTACAGAGCGAGGGAATTCATTCTCTGCAGAGTTCCCAATGTTCGTCTATTGATGCCGCCAGCAGTACAGGAAGCAGTAGCTGCATGACATCAATGGACTCTCCTCTGTGCATGGTAGATAGTGTCCATCTGCACGGAGAGTCCTCTCTGAAAGGTCTTGGATATCAAAATCAGAACGTAGATGGAACATTTTTGCGGAAACACCACGGCCAGCCTGGCCAAGAGTCGGGCCGAGAGGGATGCCAAAGGTTGCCCAAGATCAGAGAAACTACAG TGTAG